One genomic window of Providencia hangzhouensis includes the following:
- a CDS encoding dimethyl sulfoxide reductase anchor subunit family protein, protein MHELPLVFFTVLGQSAAGLFLLAYISRRMGSIDDNQLKIANIVAFIIMIIGLGIGGLHVGQPLRFFNMLLGVGRSPMSNEAFLSGVFVGCAAATLFFTLFFKHTLLRELANIAAVVSGLAFVWSIPQVYNIATIANWDTGYTTLQMWMTMLVGGGALAIAIGARGLGIASFLIGTFAIFASRAGYQAFLAETGPALSGEQTGFWGFQVVVLAIALAAFVGMALKHRAPKATLATCAAAVLLAELAGRIAFYNLWQITM, encoded by the coding sequence ATGCATGAATTACCACTCGTTTTTTTCACCGTCTTAGGACAGTCCGCTGCAGGGCTTTTCTTACTCGCTTATATTAGCCGTAGAATGGGTTCTATTGACGATAATCAGCTAAAAATTGCCAATATCGTTGCCTTTATCATTATGATAATTGGTTTAGGTATCGGTGGGTTACACGTTGGCCAGCCACTACGCTTCTTTAATATGTTATTAGGTGTAGGCCGTTCGCCAATGAGTAATGAAGCGTTCTTAAGTGGCGTATTTGTTGGGTGCGCTGCTGCAACGTTATTTTTTACGCTGTTTTTCAAACATACGTTATTACGTGAGCTGGCTAATATTGCCGCGGTAGTTTCTGGACTTGCATTTGTTTGGTCAATACCTCAAGTATACAACATCGCCACTATTGCTAACTGGGACACCGGTTATACCACACTGCAAATGTGGATGACGATGTTAGTCGGTGGCGGTGCGCTCGCCATTGCAATCGGTGCTCGTGGCTTAGGTATTGCTTCGTTCTTAATTGGTACTTTTGCTATTTTTGCAAGCCGTGCGGGTTATCAAGCCTTTTTAGCAGAAACAGGTCCCGCTCTTAGCGGTGAACAAACAGGCTTCTGGGGCTTCCAAGTTGTTGTTTTAGCTATTGCTTTAGCTGCTTTCGTTGGTATGGCGTTAAAGCACCGCGCACCAAAAGCGACATTAGCAACTTGTGCCGCCGCAGTATTATTAGCTGAACTGGCTGGCCGCATTGCATTCTATAATTTGTGGCAAATAACCATGTAA
- a CDS encoding TorD/DmsD family molecular chaperone, which yields MIDTTMIRILGAFFYYPPQSDTLRNVYSVLGELPQLCTWDNPEKIQAICTSLSQTQPDDISYDYSILFEGQGSMPAPPWGSVYLEHDNTVMGESTAAYRDFLQAKGLVTDTGIREPEDQFGLMMMAVSALAEQEDDSAVIALFEQHLLPWAYRYLELVQQSKTESTFYPSLAQITEIYLKSLQLKLELSPVRAELFR from the coding sequence ATGATTGACACGACAATGATCCGCATCCTTGGTGCGTTTTTCTACTACCCTCCGCAATCGGACACTTTACGTAACGTTTACTCTGTCTTGGGTGAACTACCACAGTTATGTACATGGGATAACCCAGAGAAAATTCAGGCTATTTGTACTTCGTTGTCACAAACACAACCTGATGATATCTCTTATGATTATTCCATCTTATTCGAAGGACAAGGCAGTATGCCTGCTCCGCCTTGGGGCTCTGTGTACTTAGAGCATGATAATACTGTTATGGGTGAGTCAACTGCGGCTTATCGCGACTTTTTGCAAGCGAAAGGTTTAGTCACTGATACTGGAATCCGTGAACCTGAAGACCAATTTGGCTTAATGATGATGGCAGTTTCTGCGTTAGCAGAGCAAGAGGACGACAGCGCTGTTATTGCTCTATTTGAGCAACATTTGTTACCTTGGGCGTATCGCTATTTAGAGCTAGTGCAGCAAAGCAAAACAGAGTCCACTTTTTACCCTAGCCTTGCACAGATCACTGAAATTTACCTCAAATCACTACAATTGAAATTAGAATTATCGCCAGTCAGGGCTGAATTATTTCGCTAA
- a CDS encoding acetyl/propionyl/methylcrotonyl-CoA carboxylase subunit alpha, translated as MKMNNNKKHKVLIANRGEIAVRIIRACRDYGFQSVAVYADSDIEALHVKMADEAYGLGGNSPAESYLNIEKLISIAQQSGSTMVHPGYGFLSERAEFARAVEAAGLIWIGPSANSIDILGDKVQARHIAMQVGAPLVVGTKDPVNSAQEVLEFAHQHGLPIAIKAAFGGGGRGLKVAWQLHEVEELYHSAVREATAAFGRGECFIEQFLHNPRHIEAQVIADTHGNVLVVGTRDCSLQRRNQKLVEESPAPFLSEKQQQQIIQASTDICRKAGYVGAGTVEFLLSQDGTLSFLEVNTRLQVEHPVTEETAGIDLVIEQLRIAEGLPLSINEMPTPRGHAFEFRINAEDAGNGFLPTPGTITVFDAPTGPGVRVDSGVTAGTTIPGTFDSLMAKLIVVGSTRDQAISRARRALAEFNIEGVASVLPFHRAVIEQADFCDNFSVHTRWIETEFNVEIPPAKRQIPLSDPAMTRTFIEIDGKRCELGLPTQLFSGFSVNNSAASHSAPQLVDNPDAVNAPISGILFNWLIPQGNNVSEGDVIGVMEAMKMEVQIVAHRTGTLKYCATKGDFVEAESPIAEII; from the coding sequence ATGAAAATGAATAACAACAAAAAACATAAAGTATTGATTGCTAATCGAGGCGAAATTGCAGTTCGTATTATCCGTGCATGTCGTGATTATGGTTTCCAGTCTGTTGCGGTTTATGCGGACAGTGACATTGAAGCTCTCCACGTCAAAATGGCTGATGAAGCCTACGGGCTTGGGGGAAACTCGCCAGCAGAAAGTTATTTAAATATTGAAAAGTTGATTAGTATCGCTCAGCAGTCTGGTTCAACTATGGTGCATCCGGGGTATGGTTTTTTATCTGAACGCGCTGAATTTGCGCGTGCAGTTGAAGCCGCAGGGTTAATCTGGATTGGGCCTAGCGCAAACAGCATTGATATACTAGGGGATAAGGTTCAAGCTCGCCATATTGCAATGCAAGTCGGTGCACCGCTAGTGGTTGGTACAAAAGACCCTGTGAATAGTGCACAAGAAGTACTGGAATTTGCTCATCAACATGGTTTACCTATTGCCATTAAAGCGGCATTTGGTGGTGGTGGCCGAGGGCTAAAAGTAGCTTGGCAACTCCATGAAGTTGAAGAACTTTATCATTCAGCTGTGCGTGAAGCGACCGCGGCATTTGGCCGAGGTGAATGTTTTATTGAACAATTTTTGCATAACCCTCGGCACATTGAAGCCCAAGTTATTGCAGATACGCATGGCAACGTGCTGGTGGTGGGAACACGTGATTGTTCACTACAACGGCGTAATCAAAAACTGGTTGAAGAGTCGCCAGCCCCTTTTTTATCGGAGAAGCAACAACAGCAAATTATCCAAGCCTCAACGGATATTTGCCGCAAAGCGGGCTATGTGGGAGCAGGAACCGTTGAATTTTTGCTAAGCCAAGATGGAACGCTGTCATTTTTAGAAGTGAATACGCGCTTACAGGTTGAGCACCCAGTCACAGAGGAAACCGCAGGGATTGACTTAGTGATTGAGCAGTTACGTATTGCGGAAGGTTTACCTTTAAGTATTAATGAGATGCCGACTCCTCGAGGGCATGCGTTTGAATTTCGTATTAATGCCGAAGATGCTGGGAATGGTTTTTTACCGACCCCCGGCACTATTACTGTTTTTGATGCACCAACGGGGCCGGGAGTCCGTGTTGATAGTGGCGTAACGGCAGGGACAACAATACCGGGTACCTTTGATTCATTAATGGCCAAATTAATTGTCGTGGGGAGTACACGTGACCAAGCTATTTCGCGTGCACGTCGAGCACTGGCAGAATTTAATATTGAAGGTGTTGCATCCGTATTACCATTCCATCGTGCAGTAATAGAACAAGCTGATTTTTGTGATAATTTTAGTGTACATACGCGTTGGATAGAGACTGAATTTAATGTGGAAATTCCACCAGCAAAACGGCAAATTCCATTATCGGATCCTGCGATGACTCGTACTTTTATTGAAATTGATGGGAAGCGTTGTGAGCTAGGTTTGCCCACTCAACTTTTTTCTGGTTTCTCAGTCAATAATTCAGCGGCATCCCATTCGGCCCCTCAATTAGTTGATAATCCTGATGCGGTCAACGCACCTATTTCCGGGATATTATTTAACTGGCTGATCCCTCAAGGAAATAATGTTTCTGAAGGGGATGTAATTGGTGTAATGGAAGCCATGAAAATGGAAGTGCAAATTGTTGCACACCGAACAGGAACGTTGAAGTATTGCGCTACTAAAGGGGATTTTGTTGAAGCAGAAAGCCCAATAGCTGAAATTATTTAG
- a CDS encoding DMSO/selenate family reductase complex B subunit, whose translation MKQYGFYFDSTKCTGCKTCQVSCKDEKDLDLGPKFRRVYEFGGGSWQKQDGIWQQNVFSYYLSISCNHCSNPTCVAGCPTGAMHKREEDGLVVVDQSICVGCRYCELRCPYGAPQFDEKKKLMSKCDGCYERVAKGMKPVCVESCPQRALDFDDINVLRELHGTECGIAPMPDPSLTNPNIVIKPHKDAKPFGDKSGELKNPAEV comes from the coding sequence ATGAAACAATATGGCTTTTACTTTGACTCCACAAAATGCACTGGCTGTAAAACATGCCAAGTCAGTTGTAAGGATGAAAAAGATTTAGATTTAGGCCCAAAATTCCGTCGTGTCTACGAGTTCGGTGGCGGTAGTTGGCAAAAACAAGATGGTATTTGGCAGCAAAATGTCTTTAGTTACTATCTTTCTATTTCATGTAACCATTGTTCAAACCCGACATGTGTCGCGGGTTGCCCAACCGGTGCAATGCATAAACGAGAAGAAGATGGTTTAGTCGTGGTTGACCAATCTATTTGTGTTGGTTGCCGTTATTGTGAGTTGCGCTGCCCGTATGGCGCCCCACAATTTGATGAGAAGAAGAAACTAATGAGTAAATGCGACGGCTGCTATGAGCGCGTCGCAAAAGGGATGAAACCTGTTTGTGTTGAATCTTGCCCGCAGCGTGCTTTAGATTTTGATGACATTAATGTTCTTCGTGAGTTACACGGCACAGAGTGTGGCATTGCTCCAATGCCAGACCCAAGCCTGACGAACCCGAATATTGTCATCAAACCACATAAAGATGCGAAGCCATTTGGCGATAAAAGTGGCGAATTAAAAAACCCTGCGGAGGTGTAA
- a CDS encoding DUF924 family protein, which yields MNAMEEVLSFWFEESTPKQWFEKSAKFDLTIAQRFAHICERAAKGELAYWRASIRGRLAEIIVLDQFSRNLWRDTPRSFAQDGMALALAQEAIKQHDYNLLTLSQRKFVLMPFMHSESSFIHLQAVELFRMLGDDGTLDFEMRHKAIIDKFGRYPHRNEILGRPSTQEEIAFLQEPNSSF from the coding sequence ATGAATGCCATGGAAGAAGTGCTTTCATTTTGGTTTGAGGAATCGACACCAAAACAATGGTTTGAAAAAAGCGCTAAGTTTGATTTGACGATAGCACAACGGTTTGCTCATATCTGTGAACGTGCAGCTAAGGGAGAATTAGCTTATTGGCGGGCATCCATTCGTGGACGTTTAGCGGAAATTATTGTTCTAGACCAGTTTTCACGTAACTTATGGCGTGATACACCACGGTCTTTTGCTCAAGATGGGATGGCTTTAGCATTAGCGCAAGAGGCGATTAAGCAACATGATTATAACCTTCTGACGCTGTCACAGCGCAAGTTTGTTTTAATGCCATTTATGCACTCTGAATCCAGTTTTATACATTTACAGGCGGTTGAGCTATTTCGCATGCTGGGTGATGACGGTACATTAGATTTTGAAATGAGACATAAAGCGATTATTGATAAATTTGGCCGTTATCCTCACCGTAATGAAATTTTAGGTCGGCCATCAACACAAGAAGAAATTGCATTTTTACAAGAGCCAAACTCTTCTTTTTAG